GtatgctgcaaactttaaataaaaaatcaacacATGGGTTTAAATTTTAGGAAGTTGCTTTTATACGTTTAAAAAGGGAAAGTTTGGTTTTTCTAATGTATTAAATTATGAATTAtacaaaattattttcataagatAATATTTTAGAAGATAATTTGTTAAAAATTATCGTTAATTTTTATACTTATCGAGTCATAATTAACTAGAGATAGAGAGTATAttaggaaagtaaataataattttattagaAATAAGAACATTCATATCATTCTTTAATATATGCATCAAAATCTTAAAATGATAAATATTAAGGAACGAAAAGAGTAACTAACAAGATTGGACCTAGACCATAGGAACCCTCATCAATCCATGCATTATTAGGAAAAGAAATGACAAGTTTCAACATAAAATTAGCGGCCACATTACATTGACGTTTTACATGAACTAAAAAACTACAGACCAGATCAAACACTAACATTCTACAGTCCTCAACAATGCTATGTAGATAGGAAGAAGCTCGTTCACCAGAGGACCATGCATGTGATAATAAGAGACAATATGTTTCAAAGATGATGACACTAGTGAGACCCCAACCTTTACATTTCTGAATTGCCCATCTAAAACAAACCACTTCTCCAAGTGAAGGGGAAAGTTGGCCCTCAGGTTGATAACACGCTGCAAACCGTAAAGTTCCAGTAGAGTCCCGTAGCACCAAACCAAAACCTGTGTCATTTATCTCAGAGAGAGAAAGCGGCATCAAAATTCGCTTTGACATAGCCATTCGGTGGGCAGCGTCATTGAGGTTTTGCACTACTCTCCCGCTTCAAAGGTCCCATCGGCGTACCATCATTCGCTACCAACGTCCAACTGTAAAAAAGagatctaaagaaaaaaaaaattggtatcTGATGAATCTGCATTTTTGTGTTCTATAAATCATTGTTGAAAATACATATACTTAGTTAACcctataagaaaaaaaaaggacaatttcaaattaaatatgAACTGTTATGTACTTATgtactagaaattaaactcgtgcgttgcacgagtttgtttttaagttatgcgtctattatttgtaaaaataatttatgtaatatgaaaaattattgaatagtagataattaagaatatgataaacatatgtaatgtaattacattaatgaagctcaataaaaaaattattgtacactaattttttagtttttgttttggtATAAACATTTGGTACCGGTCACCCTTTGGATATACCGACATCAGATTCGAGATTTAGTCACAATTAAGACTCATCATCCCTTTCCCAGAGTGTATTGTGTGGGGATCGAATCTGAGAGCTCTTCACACACACTCTGTCTGCGTTGCCAACTGAGCTACCCTTCTTGggttaattttttagtatattaaagcacatattttatcttttgtgtttctttaataaaaattattttcaatttatttgatgattatATGTTTAAATAGTAATGCACTCTCAATATAAAGTAAAttgatgaaaatatataattagagttgaatacaatgtttgtgtaaaatcatctataaaagtaaaaagactTTTATAAAGTGGTATTTATCTCTTGCTTTCATGTTTTGGCCATGAAATTAGTGTTTTCAGTTGAAACTTTATGGAAAGTGTGCTAATGAAAGTTTAATGTCGAAACATATTCTTAGTGACACATATAAAATTTATACTGTTTATTGCATAATgagtatttaattagttaatatgcagtttgtaagagtgtatattttttaacttaattatgaattaagataataatttGTCTTATTCgataaatttttatagttttatagaaagtaaaaaattataaaacctcATAAGACAATTTGAAAACACAAATCGTTCAACCTAATGAATGTCTATTATAATGGATAAAATTAGCTCTTTGGATCCCTGAGATTTCGTCCTTAAGGAATGCACGTTATGAtagacctttaactttcactaCACTTGAGTATAACATGATTCTCTCAGTAGAGGATACATGTGgttaacacaaataaattataatgacTTAGTTAAAAAAGATTCTTAAACTCGTGTAGCATAATAATCTACaaaagtgaattttttttttttagagatgcaaaagtgaaagttggttaagaatgattgttattttttatcaatgaagaaatattgtagaTGTATCAAATATGATTTCATTTAGGAACTTTATTAAATACTTCATTGCATTAGCATACTACATTTTGTCTATTGTATATGAGTGCAACAATGATAAACCCCATAGGAGGTTATaaaatcatattaaatattattagaaaacatattttaaatcaaaattataactactatcgacaaaaaaaaaattaaaattaaacaattttgacaaataaatttaattaaattattctattattttttttaactaacatgacatgcatagcatatttaatatatatctcctaatttaattaacttagtttttaatatatttaatttatttatcatcatatatgtagttaaatagaaaaattactctatgataattttaactatcaataattatttaataacaaatatttcattattttaaatcaattttatctaaattaattaattataaataattttaattcttaatatttgtcaaaagttattttttaaaattataactattattatttaatatatatacttttgtgaatatttaatgtaggtagttgaatagcttttgacaatacaattattttttcagtttttaatcttattatttaatatatttattacaaagataatttgttattacttaatGCATTGTAATACATGCAATCTTTACTAATATATTTAATGTAATGGTTCAAGTGTACAGAGATATAGATAAGAAAGCTCAAACTAATCCCCACTtgtatgtaccaaaaaaaaaactaatcccACTTGTTGTTTAGATGAACTTCTCTActtccatttcaaaacaaaaacaaaaaaacctcTACTTCCAAAACCAATATattgaaatttaaatattaaaaatacatTTATAAAAGACCCACTTAACAATAAAATGACACACCACCACAAAGCAAGCCACAAGCTCCACCTACCCATGCCACCAAAAACCTCTATAAAAACTTCACAACCCACCCAATCACTTCCAAGACAAAAAATCACCATTTCACCAACCAACTTCCCTAAaattcaccaccaccacaaccactacCTCACAATGGATCTCCTCCTCATGGAGAAGACCCTCCTAGGTCTCTTCATCGCCGCTGTCGTCGCCATCGCCGTCTCAAAACTCCGCGGCAAGCGTTTCAAGCTCCCTCCTGGCCCCACCGCCGTCCCCATCTTCGGCAACTGGCTCCAAGTCGGCGATGACCTCAACCACCGCAACCTCACCGACATGGCAAAACGCTTCGGCGACATCTTCCTCCTCCGCATGGGGCAGCGCAACCTCGTCGTTGTCTCATCCCCTGAACTCGCCAAGGAAGTCCTCCACACACAGGGTGTCGAATTCGGGTCCAGAACGCGTAACGTCGTCTTCGACATCTTCACCGGAAAAGGACAAGACATGGTGTTCACCGTCTACGGCGAGCACTGGCGGAAGATGCGGCGGATCATGACGGTGCCGTTCTTCACAAACAAAGTCGTCCAGCAATACCGGTCAGGCTGGGAGGCAGAGGCGGCGAGCGTGGTCGAGGATGTTAAACGCAGCCCAGAAGCCGCCACCGGAGGGATTGTTCTCCGGCGCCGGCTGCAACTCATGATGTACAACAACATGTACAGGATCATGTTTGATCGGAGATTCGAAAGCGAAGAGGATCCTCTGTTTCAGAAGCTGAAAGCGCTTAACGGAGAAAGAAGCAGATTGGCACAGAGCTTTGAGTACAACTATGGTGATTTCATTCCAATTTTGAGACCCTTTTTGAATGGTTACTTGAAGGTTTGTAAGGAGGTGAAGGATCGAAGGTTGCAGCTTTTCAAAGACTATTTCGTTGATGAGAGGAAGTAAGTGTTGAATTGAATTTTGCTCTGTTTTGCTCTGTTTTTGCTCTGTTCTTACTctattttgttgttttctttgatGTGAATATGccaatttttctctttttttgttCTGTGTTTTTACCTCTTTCCTAAAGTGAGTTTTATCTATCTGGgtcctttttctttttggtaagTGGGGTTGTGTTTTTCTCTCCTCTTCAAGTAGATTTTAGAAtaatttcctcttgtaaccaaaaaaaaaaaaaaaaaaagtagattcTAGAATGGAGATTCTCATGATCTTCCAAAAGTTaagatgtttttgtttttacttGCCTTAGATTTGGTGGGTTTGTTTCAGGTTTTTTTTAACcatgaaatattttttaattaaaatttactgtttaatttttttaaggtaTTTGTTTGAGATTTTAAGATAAAacttatgtaattaaattattagGAAAATCAATTATAATGGATGGGCACAAatcagtttttcttttcttaaaaaATTGTACTTAATTAATAATCTCTTTTATGGacacttaaattttttaaatttaaaacaaatGCATTCTTCATAACTTCCTTATATGctaattaatgatttttttatttgtaaaaatttaataaaaagtgGGTGTTCTGTCTA
This is a stretch of genomic DNA from Lotus japonicus ecotype B-129 chromosome 1, LjGifu_v1.2. It encodes these proteins:
- the LOC130733867 gene encoding trans-cinnamate 4-monooxygenase is translated as MPPKTSIKTSQPTQSLPRQKITISPTNFPKIHHHHNHYLTMDLLLMEKTLLGLFIAAVVAIAVSKLRGKRFKLPPGPTAVPIFGNWLQVGDDLNHRNLTDMAKRFGDIFLLRMGQRNLVVVSSPELAKEVLHTQGVEFGSRTRNVVFDIFTGKGQDMVFTVYGEHWRKMRRIMTVPFFTNKVVQQYRSGWEAEAASVVEDVKRSPEAATGGIVLRRRLQLMMYNNMYRIMFDRRFESEEDPLFQKLKALNGERSRLAQSFEYNYGDFIPILRPFLNGYLKVCKEVKDRRLQLFKDYFVDERKKLGSTKISSNQGLSCAIDHILDAQNKGEINEDNVLYIVENINVAAIETTLWSIEWGIAELVNHPEIQQKVRDEIEKVLGPGHQVTEPDIQKLPYLQAVVKETLRLRMAIPLLVPHMNLHDAKLAGYDIPAESKILVNAWWLANNPATWKKPEEFRPERFFEEEAHVEANGNDFRYLPFGVGRRSCPGIILALPILGITLGRLVQNFELLPPPGQKKLDTTEKGGQFSLHILKHSTIVAKPVSY